In the genome of Bacillus sp. S3, one region contains:
- a CDS encoding 4-hydroxyphenylacetate 3-hydroxylase family protein, which yields MALMTGKQYRESLNDGREVFIDGEKVKNIAEHPSFKPIIDVKARMYDMAFEEKHSETMTTRLEDGEIVSRAYKMPETKDDLSAIRKHVETVLDDLGGVVYRVGDETIGEMWSLFDAQDKLNEIDPTYAKNIKYHIDRVAREDLFHVSANTDPKGDRSKLFSGKDGGTLLHVVEENDQGIIVKGAKFETAAAYAHQAFVKPTILDWNAGSEKMAPFACGFICDMGSPGLKHICRTSLGIDRNPQDYPIATKFEEIDTLLIFDHVLIPWENVLFHRSLESAAYIRSTLHRYSAFNYTLRMLRRADYLIGAALLNVEQTGLTHLQAVKEKISQLINYREGINAHLTAAVAEAERSPGGLMMPNQSLLYTGRVFALEKFPAMAHLTRELVGGQLAVTPDSATMADPEIKQYFDQYYSVGEWTPEDRGKLLYFARDLVNSSYAGHRTTFELFAQSPPFAQQMAVFNNFDMEPQRKLVRKAAGLQTKNDKSSISLP from the coding sequence ATGGCATTAATGACAGGTAAACAATACCGTGAGTCTCTTAATGACGGAAGGGAGGTTTTTATCGACGGGGAAAAGGTTAAGAATATTGCCGAGCACCCATCCTTTAAGCCGATTATTGATGTAAAGGCGAGAATGTATGACATGGCATTTGAAGAGAAACATTCCGAAACGATGACCACCAGACTGGAAGATGGCGAAATTGTTTCCCGCGCATACAAAATGCCTGAAACAAAAGATGACTTGTCTGCTATTCGCAAGCATGTGGAAACGGTTCTGGATGATCTTGGCGGCGTGGTTTATCGAGTTGGCGATGAAACGATTGGAGAAATGTGGTCGTTATTTGATGCTCAAGATAAATTAAATGAAATTGATCCGACATATGCCAAAAATATTAAATACCATATCGACCGGGTCGCAAGGGAAGATCTGTTTCATGTTTCGGCGAACACCGATCCTAAAGGGGACAGAAGCAAATTATTCAGTGGAAAAGACGGCGGAACCTTGCTCCATGTAGTCGAAGAAAATGACCAAGGCATCATCGTAAAGGGAGCTAAATTTGAAACGGCCGCTGCCTACGCACACCAAGCCTTTGTCAAGCCGACGATTTTAGATTGGAATGCCGGTTCTGAAAAAATGGCGCCTTTTGCCTGCGGCTTCATTTGCGATATGGGCTCACCGGGCCTAAAGCATATTTGCCGCACATCCCTTGGTATAGACCGAAATCCGCAAGATTATCCAATTGCCACAAAATTTGAAGAAATTGATACCTTACTAATTTTTGATCACGTTTTAATTCCATGGGAAAATGTCCTTTTCCATCGCTCCTTAGAATCAGCTGCCTATATCCGTTCCACACTTCATCGTTATTCTGCCTTTAATTACACTCTTAGAATGCTGCGCCGGGCCGACTATTTAATTGGGGCCGCTTTATTAAATGTCGAACAAACGGGTTTAACCCATCTTCAAGCAGTAAAGGAAAAAATTTCTCAGTTGATTAATTACCGTGAAGGCATCAATGCCCATCTAACAGCCGCTGTGGCTGAAGCGGAAAGAAGCCCAGGCGGATTAATGATGCCGAACCAATCACTATTGTATACCGGCCGCGTATTTGCACTGGAAAAATTCCCGGCAATGGCCCATTTAACGAGAGAACTAGTCGGCGGCCAATTAGCAGTAACACCGGATTCCGCGACTATGGCAGATCCGGAAATCAAGCAATATTTCGATCAATATTACTCCGTTGGTGAGTGGACGCCTGAGGACCGTGGAAAATTATTATACTTCGCTAGAGATTTGGTCAATTCCTCTTATGCGGGTCACCGGACAACGTTTGAACTGTTTGCTCAAAGTCCGCCTTTCGCGCAACAGATGGCTGTGTTTAATAATTTTGATATGGAGCCACAGCGAAAATTAGTGCGAAAAGCAGCAGGGCTTCAAACCAAAAACGATAAATCATCCATCAGTCTTCCATGA